The Tripterygium wilfordii isolate XIE 37 chromosome 5, ASM1340144v1, whole genome shotgun sequence genome window below encodes:
- the LOC119998612 gene encoding replication protein A 70 kDa DNA-binding subunit D-like, with protein MVEGLLKGLNPDRMDSHVVVRLTRLWESRNTKTDETISIDMILLDREGTQIHAIIWKRQAERFREKLHEGKLYKIKNFRVVVSKVNYKPVDGKYTIVFMPNTSLEELPKDRGEPIDKHKFCFQSYEELVNRPNHHVVLSDVIGLLTGVGDIEPISTQGSMMEKLDLQLQLDGKFEIKITLWNDKAQSFMSLLKGTKEQPYIVIVTSTIVKIFNGQHYLSSTGATKFYINLDIPESKSLLESRGSKSVDLTMFAPNTTRLSIQDQMESNRKNIYELTSMLPPKNVNNIVVVTLCAEIVEVQNKLGWYYFSCENCKRKLEKSDNVYRCEPCHRDSVFPNTSYKVIVLVKDETGETTLTMFDREVQQLIGISAPQLISHYGFSIRDLPTQFDTLRGRTFIFQLKVNDFNFIYGKEDYTVMKIFDTNNNKMMDAENLIKVKIEHVDTLQGSTNSGDDAALVYKNDHQEDTLNLPATKMLAAEIVASGVDVSDHDEKKKAKHAIESSASKSEIHGVQVPLKKGKKHYDSDVKTYDKKKAKIGTD; from the exons ATGGTAGAGGGTTTGCTTAAAGGTTTAAACCCCGATCGAATGGATTCGCATGTTGTGGTAAGGCTCACTCGACTTTGGGAATCACGAAACACCAAGACGGACGAAACAATAAGCATTGACATGATTTTGCTTGACCGCGAG GGAACACAAATACATGCTATTATATGGAAACGTCAAGCGGAACGCTTCCGGGAGAAACTACATGAGGGGAaactatacaaaatcaagaatttTAGGGTCGTTGTTAGCAAAGTTAATTACAAGCCGGTGGATGGAAAATACACCATTGTATTCATGCCCAACACTAGcttagaagaattaccaaaagACCGTGGTGAACCCATCGACAAGCACAAGTTTTGCTTCCAAAGTTATGAAGAATTAGTCAACCGCCCTAACCACCATGTTGTATTGTCAG ATGTTATTGGTCTTTTGACTGGTGTGGGAGATATTGAACCGATATCAACTCAAGGGTCCATGATGGAAAAATTGGATTTACAGCTCCAGCTTGATGG AAAATTTGAGATAAAGATCACTCTATGGAATGACAAGGCTCAAAGTTTTATGAGTTTACTCAAAGGGACTAAAGAGCAGCCGTATATTGTTATTGTGACGTCTACTATTGTGAAGATCTTCAACG GCCAACATTATTTGTCATCAACTGGAGCTACTAAATTTTATATCAACCTCGATATACCAGAAAGCAAAAGTCTTCTTGAAAG CCGTGGGTCGAAATCGGTTGATTTAACAATGTTTGCGCCAAACACTACTCGATTGTCTATTCAAGATCAAATGGAGTCGAATAGAAAAAATATTTACGAGTTGACATCGATGCTTCCTCCAAAAAATGTCAATAACATTGTCGTGGTTACTCTTTGTGCGGAGATTGTGGAGGTGCAAAATAAACTTGGTTGGTATTATTTCTCTTGCGAAAATTGCAAGAGAAAACTGGAGAAATCTGACAATGTTTATCGCTGTGAGCCATGCCACCGTGACTCAGTGTTTCCTAATACAAG TTATAAAGTTATTGTGCTGGTAAAGGATGAGACTGGCGAAACAACACTTACTATGTTCGACCGTGAGGTTCAGCAATTAATAGGAATTTCAGCGCCCCAACTTATCAGCCATTATGGTTTCTCTATTCGTGATCTGCCCACACAATTTGACACGCTCCGCGGTCGAACTTTCATATTCCAATTGAAAGTTAatgatttcaattttatttatggAAAAGAAGATTACACTGTTATGAAGATCTTTGATACAAACAACAACAAGATGATGGATGCTGAAAATTTAATCAAGGTCAAAATTGAGCATGTAGATACGCTTCAG GGTAGCACAAATTCTGGAGATGATGCTGCGTTGGTGTACAAAAATGACCATCAAGAAGAT ACCTTGAATTTACCAGCAACCAAAATGTTAGCTGCTGAAATTGTTGCCAGTGGTGTGGATGTTTCAGAtcatgatgaaaaaaaaaaagccaagcaTGCGATTGAAAGCAGTGCAAGTAAATCTGAGATTCATGGTGTCCAAGTCCCACTCAAGAAAGGCAAGAAACATTATGACTCTGACGTCAAAACATATGACAAAAAAAAGGCCAAGATTGGAACCGATTGA
- the LOC119999066 gene encoding serine/threonine-protein kinase AtPK2/AtPK19-like, translating to MVSSRLPGLGKNHAGGMFQTNFLFPLNPSDATVPDPLELDFSDVFGPLPVQASTQVILDDLGICNTAATEVRKCLYDDPVVIRSRSHSLLGPSSCISESLKLSRLTLHDDCVEEEMMKDYNEYSISEDVTEYSLDDVEGDPIMVQARGLEDFEVLSVVGQGAFGRVYQVRKRGSTEIYAMKVMRKDKIMEKDHAEYMTAERDILTKIDHPFIVQLKYSFQTKYRLYLVLDFINGGHLFFQLAHHGLFREDLARVYAAEIVSAVSHLHTNGIMHRDLKPENILLDADGHVILTDFGLAKQFGENTRSNSMCGTVDYMAPEIVQGKGHDKAADWWSVGILLYEMLTGKAPFVGNREKIQQKIVKEKIKLPAFLTSEAHSLLKGLLNKDPSKRLGSGPCGTEEIRRHKWFKPINWKKLEAKEIKPSFCPEVSGKHCIANFDKCWTNMPLSESPAATPKTNANPFGDFTYVRPAGAFLQRNSPIV from the exons ATGGTTTCCTCTCGGTTACCTGGTTTGGGAAAGAACCATGCGGGGGGAATGTTCCAGaccaattttctttttcctttgaaCCCCTCAGATGCTACTGTGCCAGATCCTCTTGAACTAGATTTCTCTGATGTTTTTGGCCCTCTACCAGTTCAGGCCTCAACCCAAGTCATCCTGGATGACTTAGGAATTTGTAATACAGCTGCAACAGAAGTGAGGAAATGCCTTTATGATGATCCTGTTGTCATTCGCAGCCGATCGCATTCATTGCTTGGCCCATCCTCTTGCATTAGCGAATCTCTTAAGCTTAGTAGACTCACTTTACATGATGACTGTGTCGAGGAAGAGATGATGAAAGACTATAATGAATACTCCATTAGTGAAGATGTCACCGAGTATTCCCTTGATGATGTTGAGGGAGATCCCATAATGGTACAAGCTAGAGGACTTGaagattttgaagttttgagtGTTGTTGGGCAGGGTGCATTTGGAAGAGTATATCAGGTGAGGAAAAGGGGTTCAACCGAGATTTATGCAATGAAGGTAATGCGGAAGGACAAAATAATGGAGAAGGATCATGCGGAATACATGACAGCTGAAAGGGACATTTTAACAAAGATAGATCATCCCTTCATTGTTCAGCTGAAATACTCATTCCAa ACCAAATATAGACTGTACCTTGTTCTGGATTTTATAAACGGAGGCCACCTTTTCTTTCAGCTGGCTCACCATGGCCTTTTCAG GGAGGATCTGGCTCGTGTATATGCTGCTGAGATTGTTTCTGCAGTTTCCCACCTTCATACCAATGGCATTATGCATAGGGATCTTAAACCTGAAAATATTCTCCTGGATGCTGATGGCCAt GTGATATTAACTGATTTTGGCTTGGCAAAGCAATTTGGGGAAAATACAAGATCAAACTCCATGTGTGGAACAGTTGACTACATGGCACCTGAAATCGTTCAGGGAAAGGGCCACGATAAGGCTGCGGACTGGTGGAGCGTCGGAATTTTATTATATGAGATGCTTACTGGAAAG GCTCCATTTGTTGGCAACAGGGAGAAAATTCAACAAAAGATAGTTAAAGAGAAGATCAAGCTTCCAGCATTTTTGACAAGCGAAGCACATTCTCTGTTGAAGGGT CTGCTAAACAAGGATCCCAGCAAACGCCTGGGGAGTGGACCTTGTGGGACTGAGGAAATTAGGCGCCACAAGTGGTTCAAGCCAATTAATTGGAAGAAATTGgaagcaaaagaaatcaaacccAGTTTTTGTCCAGAAGTGTCGGGGAAGCACTGCATTGCCAACTTTGATAAGTGCTGGACTAACATGCCTCTGTCGGAATCTCCAGCTGCCACCCCCAAGACAAATGCAAACCCTTTTGGAGATTTCACCTATGTTAGACCTGCCGGTGCCTTCCTTCAGAGAAATAGCCCCATTGTCTAG